Below is a genomic region from Spirosoma radiotolerans.
ATACTGGTGAAATGAAAGGACCAGATCAGGTTACAGAAAAACAGGATGGCCCACGACTGAATCGACTTATTCATAAGCTGCTGCGTAAAAATTGATTCGTTTTGTAGGTATCCAGGGCGGTGTAATCCAGTTCGATACCCAGTCCCGCGCCGGTTGGAACGAGTGCCGCTCCGTTTTCAAAGCGGATAGGTTCCACTAGCAGGTCGTCGGTGCGGACCAGCTCGCCAAACAAATCGGAAGGAATGGTGCAGTTGATGCTGGCTGCGGCAATGTGCAGGCCCATTGTTTCTGAAACCCCTAAATCCACTTCCGAACCGCGCCAGCAGGCTTTGCCTTCCAGATGGGCAATTTCGGCCAGGAGTACCGAGTTGTAAGCCGATCCGTTAAAATTATACCCATCGACTGCATCGGCCCGGACAAAAGCGATCATATCGCGGATGTCCTGTGTGTAAGGCAGTGAAATATGCCGATACATGGGCATCCCCAGCGTCTCGCGCAGGTATTTGAATCCGGCTACATCGGCATGTAAAATCGGGTCTTCCAGGCCCAACATGATGGTTTTATCGACACCATCCATTAACCGAAGGGTGGTTTCCACATCGGTCCAGCGCTGGTTGGGGTCGAGCAGGATTTTGATGCCGTCACCACATTTATCGCGGATAGCCTCCGTCCAAAGCCGAACGGGGTCTTCGTCGGAACATTTGAATTTGAATGCTTTATGGCCCTTTTGCATAGCCTCATAGGCTTTTTGCGCGGCCTCTTCGGGGGTGCGTCGCCCGGTCCAGCCGAAACAGTCGATCCGGTCACGGTAAGCCCCGCCGAGGAGTTGAGATACGGGTACGTTGAGGAGTTTACCCACTACGTCCAACACTGCCGACTCGAACGCTTCATAAATCCGCTGGTCGGTAACGGGCAGGCGACGCCAGTTCAGTTTCAGTACGTCCTGACCGACCAGTTCCTGCATGGCCTGGTGGAGCAACTCGCCGGAGGCACTGCGGTAAGTCTCGCCAATACCAGTCAGGCCGTTGGCAAGTGTGAGTTCAATGATCCATTTGGGTTGATTAGCGAACTCGGTCCACCGCTCGCCCGTCAGGAATTTTTTGGCAAAGGCCGAATCTTTATCGATCACCTCATCGGAGTTCAGACTGCCCGGTTTGGCCGGTACAATTACTTCAGTGGCCTTTATTGATTGAATTCGTGTCATTTGGTGTCTTCGGCGGAGGTGGGTATATATTTTTGGGCGAGTTTGCGGATGTCGTAGCTGAAGTCGATAAATTTCTCTTCCCACTCTTTGGCCGACTCGGGCGTATAGGGGTAAAAACCTTTCGCATTCTGTACGCCTTTGGCACCGGACGCCACCAGGTCTTCCATCAATTTCGGGGTTTCGGTGCTGTTGCTGAGTTCGGGAAAGAGGTCTTTCATGACGGTCAGATACGCCGGAATGCCGGTGAGATCCATGAACCGAAACGGCCCGGCGAAGGTGATCCAGTAGCCCAGATCGTTTCGAAGCGAGCGATCCACATCCTCGATGGTGGCGTACCCATTTTCGACCAGATTGAAAGACTCCCGCAGCATGGCGTACATAATCCGGTTGGTAATAAATCCCCGGATATCTTTCCTGAGCAGCGAAGGCTCCTTACCCCAGCTTTCGGCCAGGGCTACGATTTCGTAGGCATAGGTCAGGTCGGAGTCTTTTCCGCAAATGACTTCCATAAAACGCGTAATGTGCGCCGGTTCTGCCCAGTGAATGCCCAACAGCCGCTGGGGATGTTTGAGGCCGCTTTGTAACACCGATACCGGAATGGCCGACGTGTTACTACCGATGATAGCGGTAGGAGAGAGGACCGTTTCCAGACGCTGATAGAGTAATTTCTTCTCGTCCAGATTCTCCGTAATCGACTCAATAATAACGGTATGGTCGCTCAGTAAGGTAACATCGTCGGTAATGGTCAGCCGGGCCAGAATGGTTTCGGGGGCATCGGTCAGCAGCCCTTCCTGTTCCAGTTGGCGCAGATAATCCAGGATACGCTCCCGCGCTTCATCGGCGGTATCAATTTCTTTAATCAGCGAGGTAACCGTGTGGCCAGCCGCCAGAATGCAGGTCGCGATACTGCTGCCCATCAAGCCGAGTCCTACGGTGCCGATGCGTAGTTGAGAGGTCATAGATTACTGGGTTAATCCTGTTTGGGCGTGATTCGGGCAATGGCGTCAATTTCGATCTTGATCCCATCCGACAACACCGACTGAACCGTGGTTCGGGCCGGGCGTATGCCGGTAAAGAATGACCCATAGGCGGCATCGTAGCGGTCGAACTCGCGAATGGCTTCCAGATGGACGGTGCATTTTACAATGTCGCCGATGGTACCACCAGCGGCTTCCACAATCTTCTGGATGTGCGAGAGAGTTAATAAGGTTTCTTCTTCGATGGTCCCGTGTTGAACTTCTCCCGTTACTAAATTCAATGGCCCTTGCCCGCTAATAAACAGCAGGTCGCCCGCCAGCACCCCCGCCGAATAGGCACCCGTAGTAGCGGCTTTGTCGGGGTGTTTAATTTCCAGTTTACTCATGGTTTTGATGCTAGATTTTCGGATAAAGGCCAGGTTTTGAATGACTCCAGAAAGCTAACCAGGGCGCTTAGTGCCTGGTCGACTAAATGCTTTCCTTTTTCGGATGTGCCTAACTGGGGCTCACCGCTGCTGCCGTTGCTCGAAATAAATTCGGTTTGTTTGAATACCGTTACGCCCCGATATGGCTCGTCGTCTTCCCAGGCAATATAGCCGTTTCGGTCAGGGCGCTGTGCCCGTTCCACACGATCCATCCAGACTTTTTCGGGAAAAAGGTGGAGCATCAGACTCGTTTCGTACTCGCAGGCATGACTCAGCGCAGGGCTTTCCATGGGTGCCTCTCCAGCAAACACGCTACCCGCTAATTCCCAATAGGTGGCCAGCGCAATGGTAGACTGATGACTTGCATCGAAGCGTTTGCTCAACACGGCCAGCGCCTGTTTCACCGGGGTAATATTGCCGCCATGTCCGTTCAGCAACACAATACGCTGGTGGCCGCTGAGCACCAGCGACTGAACCAGGTCGATAATCACCTGTGTGTATAGCTCCGGGGCCAGACTCATCGTACCGCCAAAGGACAGATGATGATGGCTCGACCCGAACGGTAAGGTTGGGCAGAGCAACACCGTATCGGGCAGGGATTTTTCGGCCTGTAGCGCAAGCTGAGTAACAATATCCGTATCGGTCGATACCGAAAGATGAAGTCCATGCTGCTCAATTGCCCCTAACGGGAGCAGTATAACACGATCCTTACCTGTCTGCCTGATGTCGCTATAAGTCGATGCGTAAAACAGCATAGTCAGTTGTTGAACGATTTAGATTCTGCAGATTCTATTGTTCTTGATAGCCAACAAATTAATATTAATTGGGCCAATAGAATCCACAGAATCTAACCTTGCTTTGGTTTAATACCCCGGATTTTGTTTGAGCACCGGTGCGCCACCCGTTACACTCAAATCAATCTGGGCCTGAGGAATCGGGTAGAGTTCGTTTTTGCCTTTCGTGAAGGTTGCGCCTTTCATATACGTAAAGTCATACCCTGGAATCGACGTTTCATGCTTCACGTAGTTGTTCAGGGTTGTGGCCATATAACCGGTACCATTATCCCAGCGACGCAGATCGAAGAAACGGTGGCCTTCCATGGCGAACTCCAGTTTTCGCTCGAAACGAACTGCTTCACGGGCAAAATCTTTCCCATTGGCCGTGAATTCATTCGTGTATAAACCGACCTTATAGTTCGCTGCCGGTTCAGCGGTAAAGCCTTTCAGCGGGGCACTGTTGTCGACGTATTTCTTCACCCATCCATTCGGATTTGCGGCTCGTGCCCGAACCTGATTGACATAGGTTTGCGCCTGTGCCAATGAGCCAATTTCAACTTCGACCTCAGCCGCCCACAACAGCACATCGGCAAAACGGATCATGGTGTAATTGTTTGACGTCCAGCGCGAGAACAAAGAGGTGGTTGCCTGAGCGGCCTGGTAATAAATCGTTTTGATCGGGCTGTAGGGACCGGCTACTGCCTGCACGCGAATCCAGGCTTTACCAGGGTGAACACCCCAGTCCAGGTACGGAATCCCCCGGCGACCCACCGTGTAATCCAGACGGGCATCGAGCGTGCCTGTATAGGGCGTAAAGGGCGCGCTGCTTTCAAGGCCCTGGTCATTGGTGATGTCGGAATCGTTGAATGTTGTCAGCAACGGCAGACCGGTATTGGGATCGGTTTTGTAGGAGTTAACCAGACTAAACGAGGGCTGATACGCACCACAGCAGGTCGCTGGTCCGCCCATTGGGAAGTTCAGCGCATCGCCATAGTTGCCATTCTGGTAGGTTTGGTCGATGGACATCTGCACGGCAAAGACCGACTCCGCACTGTTCTTTTTCGAGGGGTTAAAATTATCGGCGAAATTGACCAGCGCGTATTTTAAGCCAGAAGCCGTTACCCCATTCGCAATCACATCGGCCAAAACGGGCTTTGCTTCGGCGTATTTATCCTGGAACATGTACACCTTGGCCAGAAATGCTTTCGCTGCCCAGCTATTGGCCCGGCCCGGATCTGACTTGGTAGCGCTCAAGTTATCGGCAGCAAATTTGAAATCCGCTTCCAGTTTAGACCAGACCGAGGCTGTATTGCCTACGTTGTAATTCGCGTTGGCATAGCTTACCGTTTCGTCGAGATAGGGCACGTTCTCCCATAATTTAGCTGCTTCGAAATGATAAACCGCCCGTAAGAACGTAGCTTCGGCCTTGATCTGCTTGATTTCTTCGGCCGTCATCGAGTTGTCGGTTACTTTCGCCAGTAACCGGAGTACATCATTTGCCCGTTGTACACCGGCATATAACACAATCCACTTGTTATTGAACGGGGCCATGGTCGCGTCGTATTTGTAACTCTCGACCGATTCCATTGGCGGCAGGGCCGATGCCTGGGTGCCGGTGTGGGCGTCGTCGGAGGTTACGCCCCCGTAAATCCAGTTGCTGACCCCAATGAAATAATAGGTCGTATTGGGTACACCCCAGCCATCGAGCAGGGAGTATGCACCTACCAGCAAGCCATTTACCCCGGCTTTGTTGGCTAACGTTGTTTCACTGGTGGCACCGATGGCACCAACTTCCAGGTATTCCTTCGTGCAGGAATTGGTTGCGGTTAAAAATACCAGGCAACACGATAAGCCTACAACAAACTTGGTATAGTTCATGATTGATAACGGTTTATGGTGTTTTAGAAAGAGACGTTAAGGCCAAAGATGAAATTTTTCTGATTGCTGGGGTAGTTGCCGTAATCGACGCCAAAGGCCGAGCTAAGTCCGCTTACTTCGGGGTCCAGGCCACTGTATTTCGTAATCGTGAAGAGGTTAGCACCCTGGGCATATACCCGTAATTTATTCAGGCCGTACTTACGTAACAGCAGCGGGCTTACCGTATACCCAATCACCAGCGAGCGCATTTTCAGAAACGAGCCGTTTTCGACATAGAAGGAGTTAGGCACACCCGATGAACTAAATGATCCTGTCGATTCAATTTTCGGGATGTTCGAATTCGGATTTTCGGGTGTCCAGGCGTTTAGCAGATCGTTGCTTTTGGCCCCCACATACGTACTGAAGAAGTGCGTAAACGATTTCACAGTATTGAAAATCTCGTTACCCTGCGAGCCATAAAGCGTTGTTGAAAAGTCGAATCGCTTGTAGGTCAGGCCCAGGTTCAGTCCATACGTAAAGTCGGGGTTTGGGCTTCCCAGGAATGTACGGTCACTGGCGTCAATTTTGCCGTCGCCGTTCACATCCTGGTATTTAAAGCGGCCTGGAGCGGCTCCGCTTTGCGTAGGTGAAGCGCTTACCTCAGCATCACTTCTAAACAAACCAATGACGTTGTAGCCGAAGAACGAACTAACTTCCTGACCAACCTGGTTCCGAACTACGTTGCCCAGATTCTGGGTATTGGCGGTTTCGAAATAGGTGGGTGAGGGGATATTGATCACCTTGTTGTTGTAGGTGGTAATGTTAGCACCAACGCTGAATTGAAGATCATTACTAACGGTTCCTCTATACGTTATACCAATATCAACCCCTTTGTTTTGAATATCCCCGACGTTTACCGTAGGGGCTGTAGCACCACCAACTGTTGCTGGTAAGGTTTGAGCAAACAGTAGCCCATTGATCGACTTCTTGTAATACTCGACTGAAAGATCCAGTTTGTTGAACACCGTAGCATCGAGGCCAACATTAGTCACTACGTTTTGCTCCCAGCCAGTGTTGGGGTTTCCAATGTTCGTCTGTGCAAAACCCTGGGCCAGTTTACCGCCACCACTAATGTCGTAATAGGCATCGAAGAACGAGCCGCCGAACAGGGTGAAGGCATTTTGGGGACTAACGTTATTCTGGGAACCCAGAACACCATAGCTACCACGCAGTTTCAGGTCGTTGAGCCAGGTCACGTTTTTCATAAATTCCTCACCCGATATGCGCCAGCCCGCCGATACCGATGGGAAGGTGCCATACCGACGTTCTGACCCAAATCGCGACGATCCATCGCGACGAACCGTTACGCCTAACAGGTACTTTTCATTGAAGGAGTAATCCAGTCGGCCAAAGAGCGAGAATAAGGTATTTTCGTAGGCACTGCTGGTATTGGTTACATTAGAGGTACCGTTGTTGAGCGTCAGGTAGTCGTAGTTAGTGGAAAAGAAACCACTGCTGGAGGCCGTTACCGCCCGACCATAATTCCGAATGGCTTCCGAACCGGCAATCACTTTCACGTTATGCTTCCCGACTGCATTGGTATACGTCAGGGTATTCGTCCACATGGTATTGGTGTTGAACAACGCAGTCTCAGCGAATGAATTGGGGTTTGTGTTTCCTTCAGAGTTGTTGTAAGGGGTAAAGGTGAAGTTTGTAGCGTATTGATTATCAATGCTTCCACCAAAGCTGGTACGGGCTGTAAAGTGCTTCAGGAAATCGACCTCGGCAAATACATTACCAACCACATCCCAGGTATTCATCTTATTATTGGACGTATTCATCTGAACGGCAACCGGGTTCGATGAGCTACCCAATTCAGGTCCCGCAAACGTTCCGCCGTAGTTTCCTTTGATGTCGTAGACCGGAATGATGGGCATGGCCCGGTAGGTCCAGGCAATCGGGTTACCGCTACTCAGGTTGTCGAAACCAGGGTTTTGCTTGTAGAAGAAATATGCATTCTCGCCAATTCGGATGTTGTTTTTTACTTTAAACTGTGTGTTCACGCGCCCTGAATACCGTTTAAGGTACGTTTTCAGCATGGTGCCCTGTTGATTGAAGTAATTGAGCGAAACCATGTAGTTTGACTTATCGGTACCGCCACTGGCCGTCAGGTTGTGGCTGGTCATCGGCGCATTTTTAAACAGTTCGTGAAACCAGTCGGTACCCGTTTTGTTGACCGCCTGAATCAGGTAATTCCTGGCCGGATTGGTAGCATCGAAGTTATATTTGGTGGGATCAACTGCGGCATCTCCTGTATTGCCAATGCCTGTTGCGCTTGGTCCCCGGAAGGTATAATCGGGTAAGCCATTCTGAAACAGCCCCGTAGTTGGATAGGCCACTTTGGTCAGGCGGGCGAAGTCCGAGGAGTTCATTAGGTTAAAGACATTGCCTTGTAAGGGTTGTTGTGAGCCATAATAGGCATCATATGCAATGGTTGGCTGGCCCGACCGCCCTTTTTTGGTGGTTACGATGATCACCCCATTCGAGCCCCTAACGCCATAAATAGCAGCAGCGCCCGCATCTTTCAGTACCTGAACCGACTCAATATCGGTGGCGCTTACGTCGTTTAGTTCCGCCTGAATACCGTCGATCAGCACCAGCGGTTGGGTATTGCCAAACGAGCTTATTCCCCGAATGAAGATATTACTCGGACTTCCCGGCGCACCTGAATTAAGAATGGTTACCCCTGGTACCTGCCCTTGTAATGCCTGTACAGCCGATCCGGAAGGGATTGACTTTAAGGCTTTTATGTCGACAATGGATACAGAGCCGGTTATGTCTTTCTTCTTTTCGGATGAGTAACCCGTTACCACCACTTCACTCAGTGAAGTAATGGATGGGGTTAACACAATCGAGAAGTTTGTTTGTGAACCAACGGTAACCTCCTGAGCCTGATAGCCGATATAGGAAATAATCAAGCTGGTATTTGTTGGGACGGAGAGCGTAAAGCCCCCATCGGCACCGGTGAACGTGCCACTCGTTGTCGATCCTTTTACTAATACATTGGCTCCCGCAATAGGTTGCTGATCCTCAGCACTGGTGACTTTTCCTGAAATTAGTGTTTGCGCGTTTGCCCAAACCGTTGCCAGCATGCAGAAGAGCAGCATGCACACAGTTTCTTTTCTAAGACGTAGTGAGTCATTCATAATCTGTTAAAAAAAAGAGTTATGCGTTTGAAGAGTGTTGCCATTAGGTACTCCATCGTAGTCACTTACGATCCCTTCGAAAAGAGCCGTTTACCATTTCGTCGAGCTAATCAATCAAAAAAAATTTTATAAATGGGATGCCGTACAACCACCATTAACGAACCTTTATCTATCTGAATCGGCAGGGCCCTGCCTGTTTAGATACTACCTGTAACCCGTCGGCCTGATCGGGGCGCAACTGTATTTACTTACTCTATTCTATGAAGCGCTATACAAAGTCGCCTTCTGTATTTGATTACAAATAAAGCACAATTTTGTAAACAAAAAAAATTCAGAATAATTTTTAAGTCAATTGGCGAAGCCCAGCCAGGAAATAGGGTACACAAGGCTAATTAGTATAGAAATAATCGTTTTAAGCCAGAAAAGGCGAATAGAAACTACTGGCAACCGTTTGATACGCCTGAATATGCGGGCCAGTGTAAGATTGAGAAATGGGAGTAGCTGCCTGTGCATACAGGAGGTTTCTCAAAACCTAACCTGCCAGGTTTTGAGGCTAACGTCACTGAAAGGTAAGAAATGGGCCGATTAGAGCCTGTGGAAGAATAAAGACAGGCGGGTATTGGTGTCTATTCGATCTCTAAGGAAGCGTTTTCGCCCCGGAGTAGATGCTTGGTGAGGGCTTCCTGAGCGAGGGGTAAGTCTTTTTCTTTTAGGCCTTTCAGGATCTGTCGGTGCTCCTGGTCGGTAAGTTCATAGTCGTCCATATGGATCTGTGTCTTCCCGATTTTTTGGTGAAACAGGGGAATATTGCTGATTTGATATATATCCATCAGTTTGGAATTGCCGGCGCAGTCGATCAAGGTTTCGTGAAATTTGACATCGGCTTCCAACGCACCACTCAAATAACCTCGCTCTACCATGGATGAAAAGTCGTTGCAAATTTCCTCCAGCTTAGCAAGTTGTTGATCATCAATTTTTTGAATAGCTAGCCGGAGGGCTCCTAATTCCAGTAATTCACGAATTTCACGAATTTCCCGGATGTCGCTGGCGGTCATGGATTTCACAAAATAGCCTCCTTTTTCGCCAAAGACAATCAATTGCTCACCTTGAAGCCGAGTTAGTGCTTCGCGAACCGCCATTCGATTTACGTCTATCTTTTTAGCCCATAGGTCTTCTTTTAAGCGAGTACCCGCCACCAACTGGTTGGATAAAATTTTCCGCCTGATTTCGATATAGGCTTTATTGGCAAGCGAATCGACTTTCATATTTTGTAAACAAAAATAGAGCTGTTTATAGAACAAATATATGTTATTCTGAATCATTACAACCTACTTTCATCAAATATGCGCCTTTCAAAGTAAAGTGACCAACTAAAGCATAACCCTTTCCTTATCATTTTTGAAAACAGAGGGAAAAAGTAAAATCCTCTCACCAGCTTATGCTCATATATACGCTAAATGGTAAACCTTGAAATCATAAAAAATGCTCCTACTTGAGACGATAAATCATTTCATGCATTCGCTTATTAAATGGGGCGTTTAATGTGACACCACTCCCTTTCGTATTTCCTAGAATAGCATGAACATAAACCCAGACCAAAACGCCCAACTACTGAGTGTCAAGGAAACTCGGGAGACTAATCGAAGGGTCGATTGATTTCATTAACTTTGCGTTATGAATAACCAAACGGTTGACGCAGTTTATGAAGCCAATTCGGTGAATTTAAAGCTCCGGGGTTTCAATGTTTATCCGGTCGATATTCCGGCCAGCGGAGCACCCACCTATCGGCGAAGAGACTTTTATAAAATCATTCTCTCAACCGCTCACATGGTCATTCACTATGCTAATCGCAGCGTGGAAGTCAATGGCCCGTTTTTGTTCTTCGGCAACCCCCATATTCCGTATTCCGTCGAACTGCTTTCGCCCAGGCAAATTGGCTATTCCTGTCTGTTTAGTGAACAATTTCTCAAAGCCGTTGAGCGTTCGGAAAGTATTCAGACATCGCCTTTATTCAGGATCGGGGGCACACCGATCCTACCCCTTACGGCCAGTCAGGTAGTCGTCTTTGACGAATTATTCAACAAGATGCTCAGCGAGCAGGACGGGCAGTATCCCTTTAAGGATGAACTGATTCGCAATTATATTCAGTTGGTGGTTCACGAAGCGCTAAAGATTCAGCCCTCCGATACGTTGATTCAGCACAAAAGTGCTGCCTCACGCATGACAGTCCTGTTTCTAGATCTTTTGGAGCGACAGTTTCCCATCGACAGCCCAGAGCAACCGCTAACCCTACGCACCGCTCAGGACTATGCCGATCGGCTGTCAGTGCACGTCAACCACTTGAATCGATCGGTGAAAGAAATTACGGGCAAGCCCACTACCAATCATATCGCCGAACGCATTGCCAGTGAAGCCAAAGCGCTTTTGCAGCATACCGATTGGAGTATCGCCCAAATTGCCTACGGCCTGGGCTTTGCCTATACCACTCATTTCAACAACTACTTCAAACGAGTGACCGGAAGTATCCCTAAATCCTTCCGGGGCTGATGGCTCACCGCCAATAACTAACCAAGGTGATTATTTGAAATCATTACTTTTCTGTTTGATATGTGTTAACTGTGACCCGGTTGATCGACCTACCTTTGTGGTGTCATTCGCTCCTGATCAGGGCGGCAGTTACCTATCACGCAAACAGTCATGAAATACGTTAAGCTTGGCAATACCGGATTGGACGTATCCCAACTATGCTTAGGCTGTATGGGATTCGGTCAGGCCGAAAATTGGTCACAAAACCAGTGGGGACTAGATGAAGCCGCCAGCCGCCCGGTTATCCAGAAAGCCCTGGAAGTAGGGATCAACTTTTTTGATACGGCGAATGCCTATGCCTTTGGCAACAGTGAAGAAATAGTAGGACGCGCGTTAAAGGACTTCGCCAGCCGGGATGAGGTGGTCATCGCCACCAAGGTTTTCTTTCCGATGACGGATAAACCCAATGGGAAAGGACTTTCCCGAAAGGCGATCCTGAGTGAGATGGATAACAGCCTCAAGCGGCTAGAAACCGATTACGTCGATCTGTACATCATTCACCGCTGGGATTACGCGACGCCCATCGAAGAAACCATGGAAGCCTTACACGATCTG
It encodes:
- a CDS encoding GntR family transcriptional regulator → MKVDSLANKAYIEIRRKILSNQLVAGTRLKEDLWAKKIDVNRMAVREALTRLQGEQLIVFGEKGGYFVKSMTASDIREIREIRELLELGALRLAIQKIDDQQLAKLEEICNDFSSMVERGYLSGALEADVKFHETLIDCAGNSKLMDIYQISNIPLFHQKIGKTQIHMDDYELTDQEHRQILKGLKEKDLPLAQEALTKHLLRGENASLEIE
- a CDS encoding helix-turn-helix domain-containing protein, with product MNNQTVDAVYEANSVNLKLRGFNVYPVDIPASGAPTYRRRDFYKIILSTAHMVIHYANRSVEVNGPFLFFGNPHIPYSVELLSPRQIGYSCLFSEQFLKAVERSESIQTSPLFRIGGTPILPLTASQVVVFDELFNKMLSEQDGQYPFKDELIRNYIQLVVHEALKIQPSDTLIQHKSAASRMTVLFLDLLERQFPIDSPEQPLTLRTAQDYADRLSVHVNHLNRSVKEITGKPTTNHIAERIASEAKALLQHTDWSIAQIAYGLGFAYTTHFNNYFKRVTGSIPKSFRG
- a CDS encoding RagB/SusD family nutrient uptake outer membrane protein: MNYTKFVVGLSCCLVFLTATNSCTKEYLEVGAIGATSETTLANKAGVNGLLVGAYSLLDGWGVPNTTYYFIGVSNWIYGGVTSDDAHTGTQASALPPMESVESYKYDATMAPFNNKWIVLYAGVQRANDVLRLLAKVTDNSMTAEEIKQIKAEATFLRAVYHFEAAKLWENVPYLDETVSYANANYNVGNTASVWSKLEADFKFAADNLSATKSDPGRANSWAAKAFLAKVYMFQDKYAEAKPVLADVIANGVTASGLKYALVNFADNFNPSKKNSAESVFAVQMSIDQTYQNGNYGDALNFPMGGPATCCGAYQPSFSLVNSYKTDPNTGLPLLTTFNDSDITNDQGLESSAPFTPYTGTLDARLDYTVGRRGIPYLDWGVHPGKAWIRVQAVAGPYSPIKTIYYQAAQATTSLFSRWTSNNYTMIRFADVLLWAAEVEVEIGSLAQAQTYVNQVRARAANPNGWVKKYVDNSAPLKGFTAEPAANYKVGLYTNEFTANGKDFAREAVRFERKLEFAMEGHRFFDLRRWDNGTGYMATTLNNYVKHETSIPGYDFTYMKGATFTKGKNELYPIPQAQIDLSVTGGAPVLKQNPGY
- a CDS encoding SusC/RagA family TonB-linked outer membrane protein; protein product: MNDSLRLRKETVCMLLFCMLATVWANAQTLISGKVTSAEDQQPIAGANVLVKGSTTSGTFTGADGGFTLSVPTNTSLIISYIGYQAQEVTVGSQTNFSIVLTPSITSLSEVVVTGYSSEKKKDITGSVSIVDIKALKSIPSGSAVQALQGQVPGVTILNSGAPGSPSNIFIRGISSFGNTQPLVLIDGIQAELNDVSATDIESVQVLKDAGAAAIYGVRGSNGVIIVTTKKGRSGQPTIAYDAYYGSQQPLQGNVFNLMNSSDFARLTKVAYPTTGLFQNGLPDYTFRGPSATGIGNTGDAAVDPTKYNFDATNPARNYLIQAVNKTGTDWFHELFKNAPMTSHNLTASGGTDKSNYMVSLNYFNQQGTMLKTYLKRYSGRVNTQFKVKNNIRIGENAYFFYKQNPGFDNLSSGNPIAWTYRAMPIIPVYDIKGNYGGTFAGPELGSSSNPVAVQMNTSNNKMNTWDVVGNVFAEVDFLKHFTARTSFGGSIDNQYATNFTFTPYNNSEGNTNPNSFAETALFNTNTMWTNTLTYTNAVGKHNVKVIAGSEAIRNYGRAVTASSSGFFSTNYDYLTLNNGTSNVTNTSSAYENTLFSLFGRLDYSFNEKYLLGVTVRRDGSSRFGSERRYGTFPSVSAGWRISGEEFMKNVTWLNDLKLRGSYGVLGSQNNVSPQNAFTLFGGSFFDAYYDISGGGKLAQGFAQTNIGNPNTGWEQNVVTNVGLDATVFNKLDLSVEYYKKSINGLLFAQTLPATVGGATAPTVNVGDIQNKGVDIGITYRGTVSNDLQFSVGANITTYNNKVINIPSPTYFETANTQNLGNVVRNQVGQEVSSFFGYNVIGLFRSDAEVSASPTQSGAAPGRFKYQDVNGDGKIDASDRTFLGSPNPDFTYGLNLGLTYKRFDFSTTLYGSQGNEIFNTVKSFTHFFSTYVGAKSNDLLNAWTPENPNSNIPKIESTGSFSSSGVPNSFYVENGSFLKMRSLVIGYTVSPLLLRKYGLNKLRVYAQGANLFTITKYSGLDPEVSGLSSAFGVDYGNYPSNQKNFIFGLNVSF
- a CDS encoding RidA family protein, whose translation is MSKLEIKHPDKAATTGAYSAGVLAGDLLFISGQGPLNLVTGEVQHGTIEEETLLTLSHIQKIVEAAGGTIGDIVKCTVHLEAIREFDRYDAAYGSFFTGIRPARTTVQSVLSDGIKIEIDAIARITPKQD
- a CDS encoding 3-hydroxyacyl-CoA dehydrogenase family protein, with translation MTSQLRIGTVGLGLMGSSIATCILAAGHTVTSLIKEIDTADEARERILDYLRQLEQEGLLTDAPETILARLTITDDVTLLSDHTVIIESITENLDEKKLLYQRLETVLSPTAIIGSNTSAIPVSVLQSGLKHPQRLLGIHWAEPAHITRFMEVICGKDSDLTYAYEIVALAESWGKEPSLLRKDIRGFITNRIMYAMLRESFNLVENGYATIEDVDRSLRNDLGYWITFAGPFRFMDLTGIPAYLTVMKDLFPELSNSTETPKLMEDLVASGAKGVQNAKGFYPYTPESAKEWEEKFIDFSYDIRKLAQKYIPTSAEDTK
- a CDS encoding mandelate racemase/muconate lactonizing enzyme family protein — translated: MTRIQSIKATEVIVPAKPGSLNSDEVIDKDSAFAKKFLTGERWTEFANQPKWIIELTLANGLTGIGETYRSASGELLHQAMQELVGQDVLKLNWRRLPVTDQRIYEAFESAVLDVVGKLLNVPVSQLLGGAYRDRIDCFGWTGRRTPEEAAQKAYEAMQKGHKAFKFKCSDEDPVRLWTEAIRDKCGDGIKILLDPNQRWTDVETTLRLMDGVDKTIMLGLEDPILHADVAGFKYLRETLGMPMYRHISLPYTQDIRDMIAFVRADAVDGYNFNGSAYNSVLLAEIAHLEGKACWRGSEVDLGVSETMGLHIAAASINCTIPSDLFGELVRTDDLLVEPIRFENGAALVPTGAGLGIELDYTALDTYKTNQFLRSSL
- a CDS encoding creatininase family protein, translating into MLFYASTYSDIRQTGKDRVILLPLGAIEQHGLHLSVSTDTDIVTQLALQAEKSLPDTVLLCPTLPFGSSHHHLSFGGTMSLAPELYTQVIIDLVQSLVLSGHQRIVLLNGHGGNITPVKQALAVLSKRFDASHQSTIALATYWELAGSVFAGEAPMESPALSHACEYETSLMLHLFPEKVWMDRVERAQRPDRNGYIAWEDDEPYRGVTVFKQTEFISSNGSSGEPQLGTSEKGKHLVDQALSALVSFLESFKTWPLSENLASKP